The Verrucomicrobiota bacterium genome includes a window with the following:
- a CDS encoding MscL family protein, with the protein MAEERGSITSPVSGAAGKMGGAVSEFREFLKNYNVVGMAIGIVMGAAVTKLVNSFVQSFLMPLIGLLLPRGEWQKAGWVLRKAVMDTTVEPATVLYPETKILYGDMLATGIDFIIIALVVFMFAKYILREDKVAKK; encoded by the coding sequence ATGGCGGAAGAACGCGGTTCTATCACAAGCCCGGTCAGTGGTGCGGCCGGCAAGATGGGCGGCGCCGTCAGCGAGTTCCGCGAGTTCCTGAAGAACTACAACGTGGTCGGCATGGCGATCGGCATCGTCATGGGCGCAGCGGTGACCAAGCTCGTCAACTCGTTCGTGCAGAGCTTCCTCATGCCGCTCATCGGTCTTCTGTTGCCGCGCGGCGAATGGCAGAAGGCGGGCTGGGTGCTGCGCAAGGCGGTCATGGACACCACCGTCGAGCCGGCAACCGTGCTCTACCCCGAGACCAAGATCCTCTATGGCGACATGCTCGCCACGGGGATCGACTTCATCATCATCGCGCTGGTCGTCTTCATGTTCGCCAAGTACATCCTGCGCGAGGACAAGGTGGCGAAGAAGTAG